The following DNA comes from Erigeron canadensis isolate Cc75 chromosome 3, C_canadensis_v1, whole genome shotgun sequence.
GATAGTTCAGATCGTGATTGGTCTGATCCTGAGGACAATCTATCTATTGAGGGGATGGAGCTTAGGAGGAAGGATGCCACATGTAGGGGTTACGACTACCACACCCCACATGGTTAGTTGTTTATGATGTTAAATAATTACCCAAGGAGTGGGATGCTTATGATCTATATTTGATGCAGTTTATGGTTTTCATCTTTCAGGATTTGATGTTCCTTGATTTTATGTTGCTGTTGTGCGGGACTAGTTGCGAATAAGTTGGCTAGCATTAAATTATGAAGTAATCCTTCAACATCGTTGAGAATGAAAAATATGGTCTCTTCCACTATCTGATGGCGAACTTCTGAATCTCCAAAGCAATGTTGCAACAAAGAAGAGTTGATGTTCAGATTATTTGCTTTCATCACATAATAGACTGTCAGCGCTTAATACTTTGAAAGTCGTCAAGTCAATACCAAGATTGACTCGAGCCAAAAGCTGCTAGTTTGCATTTCGGCACgatataatattttcttttcagAACCGTTGAATTCCATTTCAAACCATTATGGATCCGAACAAAATATTTGCAAAAGGTGTATTATATCCGCTTTTGAAGTAAAAAAATGTCAAGATGCATTAACACCAAGACTTGTAGTAGCCCATTATCTATAAATACTATAGATATGTTGTTATACTTTTTACTAATTCGACAAGGGatttatattgtaaattttTTCAATAAGTGTATTATaggtggagatgtttaaattagtatataaaaagagaaaggtatttttgtttttcaaatctTAGAAAGTTTAAGTTGAaagtttggaagaaaaaaaaagtcatttgtTTTTTTGGAAGGATAGCTAAAGCATTGGTTAGGGCCTGTGGCCTAATGCAAATTATAACAAAAGAAAAGGGGCTCAAtgtaaaagaagaaaagatagAACTATATTAATCTACATTTTACCGATAAGTCGATAACTACTTTTGGTCGCCAATTTGGATTTACGTAAATTCATGATTGTCACTTTTGGGCGCCAATTTGAGTCTAGGGTTTCGCAATGGGTCAAATCAAAAGAACatggtatgtatatataatgtatatacatgtattttgtttgatttgtaagagATATATCTCATTAACTTTTGGTAATTATCCAACAGCAATCATGTTATTAATTTAGTGTAATTAAGGGATATTGTTTTAACACTTAGAAATGGGTTTGGAGGTACGGAGTGTACACTCATCAAGTAAATGACATCTCTGACCCAAAAGTTTTGTAATAACTGTTAGACATAACTATAACATTTTTTACATGAATTCTAAATGTGAAATTGCTAGCATGACATTATTGAAATTTACGTGTAGAAATTTGATAGAAGTACAAGTTTGAAAATGGAAAAGTGAATCTGTTGGTAACTGTGTCTTGCTTTGATAAGGAACATAGGCACATGATCTAAATTCTTATTCACATTTCCATTTTGTCAATTCACTGTATAGTGAAAAGGAAAATCACAATCATGTTGtcaatttcttttcttcttttcgtATGGAAAACTcttatatgatattatattatatgtcaTCAAACATATATGAAACTTTGCTACCTCCTATAAATATGTCCATGCATAGACTCCATGGGATATGagaaaacatatacataaactTTGATCTCTTTCAGTTATTAAATCTTTTGGGTGTCTCTTATAGAGAATTGATATGtgagaaaatatatacaaaacacgAAATACTCTATAGCGAACGGGTTCTAGATTTCTGCCAAAATCTAGAACATCACTCTTTGTATTATCCCAAAACAAAACCCAGACAATTAGGGTCGAATTGTTATTTTCGGAAAGTGATATCACGATACAAAGAAAAATCCGGTTATTGATTTCTTACCCTTGTAACTTGAACTTCCCCAACAAATCATGTTGTTCCTCGTCGATGCAAGATGATACGTACTATGAAACTTCCCGATGATGTAAGATTTCAttgatacattattattattattattattattattattattattattattattattattattattattattattattattattattattgaagtaTATTGTCTTCATATGCTAAAGTCTAATATCTCAAGCTAAATAGTGATATGGACTTTTCCTTACTAGTAAGAAATCACAATTCAATTGTGATTTGTTTTGGTCGTTGCATGCATGAGTTTTTCATTTAGCACATGTTTGCCTTAGTAAAAAAGGAACAGAGGGAACATGAGGAGAAGAACAtgaaaatgtgttttcaaagaCATCAAGCTATGGCCTATACTATAGGTTGAAGACTTTGACAATATATGATCTTATTGCTCTATAAAAGGATGCATTACCATGCAACGTAGAACATGAAAAACACAACACATCACAAAACACATGTACTAGAGATACAAAAGCTCTGCatgtattttctatttttccaaACTCTGTAAACACTGCAAAATTATAGTGAATTGTTTCTCGGCTTCCGCCACCCGTGGTTTTTTCCCGTTTTGGGTTTTCCACGTAAAATCCTCGTGTCTCTATTACTTTATTTCTATTTGGTGTTTGATTACACTTGATATATTACTTCCATTCCGCATAAAACTAATATTACTATAAACTTCTCTCGGATCCTTGGGCGTGTTTTTAACACACGTTTactacaattattattattattattattattattattattgttgttgttgttgttgttgttgttgttgttgtttgtaaTAGACCGCTTCTTTAAATTTACTTAAGGGTGTTGGGTTAGCTTATGTGTTATGTATTGGGCTTATGCCGATTAAGAATAAGcagcttattttttttataataagcTAGCATGTTACTCGATTTTTAGTGTTTGAATTAGTTTGTTTTGGTTACTTCTTATGACGgtcaatcaattaattaataatcttGTCGAAAACATGAACACAAATACAATGTGTTTAATACTCAACATAGGACCCAATTCCAACCGTCTTATATTAAAAGCTACATGATACACATTATAGATTTTAGATTTATGAAATACACACAAGAAGTGTTAACTTTATTCAACGTGCTAGTCTTATTGACCCATTAAACCAAACCCGTTTATATACGTGTCATATATGGAATTGCCTATTCTAGACTTCGATTGTTTCttgttttaactttattttactTATTGATCAACTATGTGTTTTGGTTGACTACTATAAGGATATCAAGGTTGACTACTATAAGGATATCAAGGTTCTCCCACGCGTCGCTAGAAATAGTACGTTTCATTCGGgtctttatattataatttgttATATGCTTGTAAGTAAACTACATTACTCTGTATATACTCATACAACTTTTCTGTTTGTAGTGACCCTGCCACCGCAAGCACCCTTATGCCCAAGAAGTCTCTTGTAATAACTGACAGTGATATTATTATTTCTGATTCACCAAAGAGACATGGTATGCATTTCAACTCTTAGTTTTGGCGATATTTTCTTATGTCTTAAAGttgatgaaaatgtgttaatgCATGAATCGTGACTTGgtaagttcttttttttagtttgtttttcaGGGTTTTCACCACGGTACAATCCGTTGGATCCCAACGGGAAGACCCCAAAAACGGACATGGTTCCCTTGAATGACGAGGGGAAGAAAATCTGGCTGCAGTTTCTAGAATTTGCTAAATCGATGGTATGTGTACATCCTGCAATTGTTTTACATTCTTAAACAACCACCCAGAAACAAGATCAACAAATACTAGAACTATTTTGTGTAATTAAGGCTATCTCCAACGGGGGTGTCCTTAGgcgcccttaggtgcccttggatatcctttgtcgTTGAAgtttgtccaaaactaaggatttttttgAAGGATGTCCTTACCTAAggcatgcccttacttgtccttagCTAACATATTTCTGTTTTTATTTGGTgataaggatatgtaaggatgtttgtatggttggagataaaattataggatttgaaggatttataaggatatataaggatttgtaaggatatgatgtggcagctcaaggacgcctaagggcgtctttagcattggagatagcctaatcAAACCTAAACTATTACAACAATAATACCTCATTACAATCACTCTTCACTCATACAAAGATTATTAACCAGATGAACAATACTGAAAGAAATATAAGAAAGATGAATGCAAGATAGAGAACTAATACATCAATAAAACGACTACAAGAGAATGATAATACGACATAATGAATAAATTGCGACCtactatttttgtttatatagtttaaatatttttaaaattaagcgTCTAAATCTTGAGTCTTGTAAACCTGCACAAAACCgttaatatttgtataaaatGAAGCTTAGCTTATACCTGTTATATAAACAAAACGACTTGAAGTATCATAATATCCCTATTTCAGTACTCGCACTTGTCACAAACttatataatatgtttaaacataaaccatatcataaaatgtttttcataattgcattgttttatttgatgataaaattcaaaatcttgTGTTAAATTTTGAGCCCTATAAGGTGCATCTCTATAACTCTCGACTCAATCAACAACATACATGTTCAGATTTACTGGCACAAGCCTTGTTTTGATGACATATTCCATGTGTGTTGCAGCGTGCACTTATTTCAATATCTCTAGGTTATTCACATgtagagaaagaaaaaaggcCAATTCCGCTCAATAATCCTGTTGTTGGTCTTATTAGTTCCTTTGCGATTGATACCTTCAACCAAGCTTTTGAGATGATTAGATTTTCTTCCAACTTCTTTGAATCTTCTACCATATGTTTTTTGTCATATTTGTTAAGCAAGTTTATGTTGCTAGCTTATTAAGGAGAGCGAACATAACCGCATTGATGGTATTGAGTTTCTCAAGTGCACCTATATAAAGATGGTCGGGGTGTATTATTTTTACCTGACTATAATGGCACGTGAAAAAGGAAATCTTGGCATCTATGAGACAAAAGTTAAATGCCAAACGGCATCCGGACGCAGAAGTTTCAGCTACTTTGTCCTGACATATCCTCCATTAGAAGGTCGGGTTTCTTTGGAATTTTTTAATGTTCTGCTTGGTTATCACTTGCTGTTGAAACCCATAGACAATGTTTTCATTGATCCTCAATTACAATGCTTTAACTGGGTGTAGATGGTTGTTCAGATAGTGAAGATGATCGGTCTGATTCAGAGGACAGTGGAGATGATTGGTCTGATCCAGAGGACAATCTATCTATCGAGGGGATGGAGCTTAGGAAGAAGAACGCCGCTTGTAGGGGTTACGACTTCCATACCCCATATGGTTAGTTGTTTATGATGTTAAATAATTACCCAAGGAGTGGGACGCTTATGATCTATATTTCATGTTGTTTATGGTTTTCACATTTCAGGATTCGATGGTCCTTGACTTTATGATTATGCTTTGTGGGACTAGTTGCGAGAAGTTGGCAGGCATAAAAGTATGAAGTATGATTAAAGATGTAATTGATCACAAGTGAAGCTAGCACCAGGAAGTCTCACGTAGACTTGATGAGCGGTTTATATAACATCTCTCTATCTTGAAACTTTCTAGGCTTTTCGTGCACTCCTAATACTAGTTTAATTAACGAATGGTTCTGTACATTAATAAGTTGTATTGTTTGCCGGAACACCATTCaattgttggaatatgatcacgttataataaacgcatgtccggtatttatttaagcctacggggttacacaaaatgacacgtgaactttatatatttaattagtgtATTAtagtaataaattaattaaacgatcacttaaataattaattaaactatgttaaaggtttaatagtgtttaattaattaaaagagaaatgattaaattgtaaattagaaGTTTCCTAATTATACAATGAAGGGGAGGGGAGCCGAAATTCCTATGGGGTTTCCTAATCCCACTCTAACTTGTCCACCAAGTTAGAAAACCTTTCTAATTAGTCATTTTAAATAGAGACCAACGGTTAAAGATTTTATTCATTCAAGACAATTAGATTTgtgaaaaccctaaaatctatctctctctctcggCCGAAAATCACAAAACCAAAGACATTAGTCTTtgaatttcttttcaaagtaatgttatatattatttaaatcaCTTGTCCTAAAGTGTGATTTTAAGTTTTGTTCGATGGCAACAAAAGAAttttggttttcgttttctttgaggtacacaacgggtttgtgagttcgtgatcgagtactagcatacgatataggggtgtcaagtgtgtgatcgtagaggggttttactttagaccctatttaataataataattattaataataataatattattggaagctttgctcAAAGGTACTTATTCTAttcattactttgttaattaatagtaatGCATATACGTTTCTATTCTGTTGCGTACTCGTGATTTGTTAagtgtttatgttcatatattctaacaTCAATAAAAGAACAGTATATTGATAATCAAACTCGAAATGCAACAAGATTACAATGAAATTTAACTACTAAGTAATCGAtacaagaaagtaaaagaaacataaacataaaacaaaaaagaagaaggcAAAACGGGCTAAGGATATGGTTAAACCAAggtcccttaaaactgatttcgggccacccaagtgaacccgtcagtttcccagggtacaacagccaaagcagaTTGTACTGCCGGAGTAAACCACAACCCAGAATTTACCTTCAAGAACAGCAAGAAGAttagagaaagagaaagaattttgttgatgatCCAGGATGAGTGTTGGTGTTATTCTTGTTATTctgataaaaacaaaacatatatgtatatcagaTTTTAAGTCGGAAACACATCTTAAGAACAGGTGTCACTTGCTAAACTAAAGCAAGTGTTGTTCGAGGTGTTAAACCAGGAACAAACGAACCCACTTAAGCCATAACAACTTAACACTTGAGCCATACTGAGCCATGGAAGCCATAATCGAACTAGCCAAAAATAAAGACGGCTCAAGGCGATGCGAGCGTGCAAAGTGCGCCACTAAAACGCCACATTACCCCCTCATCGCCCCCGGTCTCGGGTACGGGCGCGTCGGGTGTTTCGCACCCTCCTTGcccacttggggtgtagccccttataaggaaCTATAATTTCTCTaacactcctccttataaacacacttaatgttTATACCTCTGCCAATGTGGGACAAACTTACATTAGTTAAACACtctttcaactccttttaacatatctattaacttgaataatttatgttttaaacataaattttCCAACAATGTTTGTGGGGCATTTTATGTGCAAGCCCACCCTAAATAAATTATACAGAATTAAAGTACCTCTTATCCAGCAAGACTAGAACAccgaagaaaaaaataaataaaactgtGACATGCCATTTTAATCATTGTCTATGTTTTTATACACGAGTTCCTGATCGATTAAATAATCCACAAACTCGAGCAAACCTTCAACATCGTTGAGAATGAAAAATATGGTCTTCCACCATCTAATGGTGAACTTCTAAATCTCCAAAACAATGTTGCAACAAAGAAGAGTTAATGTTCAGATCATCTGCTTTGAAAGTCGTCAAGTCAATACCAAGATTGACTCGAGCCAACAGCTATTAATTTGCAATTCGCCATGATATAATATtggaaatgattaattctccAAACTAAATAGTCTAAAGATCTTTCTTGGTATAAGAATCATATTATATCCTCTTTactcttaaaaatattttcacataaacTATCCAttttatattaatgattaaaattacattatcaatcttttattttttaatatatcttcattacctttttacattaattatgatcccacctccaccaccaacgGTCACCCCATCCCCACAACATAGCCGGCACGACCACTGCTAtattgcacgggtaccatgccagtata
Coding sequences within:
- the LOC122594231 gene encoding uncharacterized protein LOC122594231 codes for the protein MVGVYYFYLTIMAREKGNLGIYETKVKCQTASGRRSFSYFVLTYPPLEDGCSDSEDDRSDSEDSGDDWSDPEDNLSIEGMELRKKNAACRGYDFHTPYGFDGP